One Acidobacteriota bacterium genomic region harbors:
- a CDS encoding RNA polymerase sigma factor — protein sequence MRDEHIAKPDVLKLMDSAELRANLERYHSECYGWALSCCAHKHGEAESVLQAVYLKVLEGKARYDGRAAFKTWLFAVIRRTAADERRRHWLRGFGLLKYGERAAPVKLADSPDDALLRAEQQTQLRHALTVLPRRQHEVLHLVFYHELSLAEAAVVMRVSLGAARTHYERGKKRLRQLLQEEQVSDGATRPAVQ from the coding sequence TTGCGCGACGAACACATTGCGAAACCGGACGTACTGAAGTTGATGGACAGCGCCGAATTGCGAGCCAATCTGGAACGGTACCACAGCGAATGTTACGGCTGGGCGCTGAGTTGTTGCGCGCACAAGCATGGTGAAGCCGAGAGCGTGTTGCAGGCGGTTTACTTGAAAGTGCTCGAAGGCAAGGCGCGCTATGACGGCCGGGCCGCGTTCAAGACCTGGCTGTTTGCCGTGATTCGCCGCACGGCGGCGGATGAGCGGCGGCGGCACTGGCTGCGCGGATTTGGCTTGTTGAAATACGGCGAGCGCGCGGCTCCGGTGAAATTGGCAGACAGTCCTGACGACGCGTTGTTGCGCGCGGAACAACAAACGCAGTTGCGCCATGCATTGACCGTGCTGCCGCGACGGCAGCACGAAGTCTTGCACTTGGTTTTTTATCACGAACTCAGTTTGGCCGAGGCCGCTGTGGTGATGCGCGTCTCGCTGGGCGCGGCGCGCACACATTACGAGCGCGGCAAAAAGCGGCTGCGCCAACTTTTACAGGAAGAGCAGGTCAGCGATGGAGCAACCAGACCGGCAGTTCAATGA
- a CDS encoding alpha-ketoglutarate-dependent dioxygenase AlkB — translation MASWRKRWSGWAAPQKRAPPINKALPPPTATAIQAWRKNLKWCWKSYNSAPAQLNLVSNSSGEQLGFGFSVETATPRAPLLDSLPDADVRLFANFYDSATATALFDELLSQTPWAQRHVKVYGQLHPEPRLTAWYGDGGKGYSYSSLTLEPLPWTPTLLQIKTRIDAVAGVNFNSVLLNLYRDGRDSNGWHQDNEPELGHNPVIASLSLGAVRRFQLRHKFRKDVPKLELDLPHGSLLVMAGPTQYFWQHQIPKTAKPVVARINLTFRIIS, via the coding sequence ATGGCAAGCTGGCGCAAGCGTTGGAGCGGTTGGGCCGCACCGCAGAAGCGCGCGCCACCTATCAACAAGGCATTGCCGCCGCCAACCGCCACGGCCATCCAGGCATGGCGCAAGAATTTGAAATGGTGCTGGAAGAGTTATAACAGCGCGCCTGCTCAGTTAAACCTTGTGTCGAACTCAAGCGGCGAACAACTTGGATTCGGATTTTCGGTCGAAACAGCCACACCGCGCGCACCACTGCTTGATTCGCTGCCTGACGCCGACGTCCGACTTTTTGCGAACTTCTATGACAGCGCCACGGCTACCGCGCTGTTCGACGAGCTCCTTTCCCAAACGCCTTGGGCACAACGTCACGTCAAAGTCTACGGCCAGCTTCATCCCGAACCGCGCTTGACCGCGTGGTATGGCGATGGGGGCAAAGGCTACAGCTATTCCAGCCTGACGCTCGAACCGTTGCCGTGGACGCCCACGCTCTTGCAAATCAAAACACGAATTGACGCGGTGGCAGGCGTCAACTTCAACAGCGTCCTACTCAATCTTTATCGTGATGGACGCGACAGCAACGGCTGGCACCAGGACAACGAGCCGGAGTTGGGGCACAATCCCGTCATCGCGTCGCTCAGTTTGGGCGCAGTGCGGCGCTTTCAACTGCGCCACAAATTCCGCAAAGACGTACCCAAGCTCGAACTGGATTTGCCGCACGGCAGTTTGCTGGTAATGGCCGGGCCGACACAGTATTTCTGGCAACACCAGATTCCGAAGACGGCCAAACCCGTTGTGGCGCGCATCAATCTGACGTTTCGTATAATTTCATGA
- a CDS encoding ABC-F family ATP-binding cassette domain-containing protein, protein MNILSLENVSKTFGIKPLFSAITFGLDEADKIGVIGANGSGKSTLLRVIAGEEATDTGRVVLSNERVIAYLSQNPPYDPAQTVSEAVFSGNNAALREKLDLLRDYETACGALAEAGGPEKSEDEKLLARVSELAHKLDTSGAWQLETEAKTILAQLGISQLNAKMNTLSGGQRKRVAIAHSLIIKPDLLILDEPTNHLDAETVEWLERYLRDFKGALLLVTHDRYFLDRVTNRILEIERGRVQSFSGGYAYYLEKKQEQEERQVVETQRLKQMARRELEWLRRGAKARTRKSQARIDNANEVIQKSREAASAIAEKKSLDIAFDAQRLGGKILTLDGISKRFGDKQIVSNFSYQFKRGDRIGVIGANGSGKTTLLEIIAGRLQPDTGKVEKGQTVVIGYYDQESRDLPGEQRLIDYVKEVAERIQTSDGDWITASQMLERFLFAPAMQYQPIATLSGGERRRLYLLRLLMRAPNILLLDEITNDLDIATLIALEDYLETFPGCLVVVSHDRYFLDRTIEYLFRFEGEGRIREYPGDYSTFIEIRDRERAEAALQAGAVKAAAAAAKAPVEKPAADASGKRKLTFKERRELEELEARIPAQEARKAEIEQLLDAHASDHVLVAQLYEELQTLNTALDADVERWAALAELV, encoded by the coding sequence ATGAATATCCTTTCGCTCGAAAACGTCAGCAAAACCTTTGGCATCAAGCCGCTCTTTTCCGCCATCACCTTCGGCCTCGACGAAGCCGACAAGATCGGCGTGATCGGCGCGAATGGCAGCGGCAAGAGCACGCTGTTGCGCGTCATCGCGGGCGAAGAGGCCACCGACACGGGCCGCGTCGTGCTGTCGAACGAGCGGGTCATCGCCTACCTGTCGCAAAATCCGCCGTATGATCCGGCGCAAACGGTGAGCGAGGCGGTCTTCAGCGGCAACAATGCGGCCTTGCGCGAGAAGCTGGATTTGTTGCGCGATTACGAGACGGCGTGCGGCGCGTTGGCCGAAGCGGGAGGGCCAGAAAAAAGTGAGGATGAAAAGCTGCTGGCGCGCGTGTCCGAACTGGCGCACAAGCTGGACACCAGCGGCGCGTGGCAGTTGGAAACCGAGGCCAAGACGATTCTGGCGCAACTGGGCATCAGCCAGCTCAACGCTAAGATGAACACGCTGTCGGGCGGGCAGCGCAAACGTGTCGCCATCGCGCACAGCCTGATCATCAAACCCGACCTGCTGATTCTGGACGAGCCGACCAATCATCTGGATGCCGAGACGGTCGAATGGCTGGAACGGTATCTGCGTGATTTCAAAGGCGCGTTGCTGCTGGTCACGCACGACCGTTACTTTTTAGATCGCGTCACCAATCGCATTTTGGAAATCGAGCGCGGGCGCGTGCAATCGTTCTCTGGTGGTTATGCCTACTACCTGGAAAAGAAGCAGGAGCAGGAGGAACGCCAGGTCGTAGAGACGCAACGCCTGAAACAAATGGCGCGGCGCGAATTGGAATGGTTGCGGCGCGGGGCCAAGGCGCGCACGCGCAAATCGCAAGCCCGCATAGACAACGCCAACGAGGTCATTCAAAAGTCCCGCGAAGCTGCTAGTGCCATCGCCGAAAAGAAAAGCTTGGACATCGCGTTTGATGCGCAACGGCTGGGCGGCAAGATTCTGACGCTGGATGGCATCAGCAAACGTTTTGGCGACAAACAGATCGTCAGTAATTTCAGCTATCAGTTCAAACGCGGCGACCGCATCGGCGTGATCGGCGCGAATGGTTCGGGCAAGACGACGTTGCTTGAAATCATCGCGGGCCGTTTGCAACCCGACACGGGCAAGGTCGAGAAAGGCCAGACGGTGGTGATTGGCTATTACGATCAAGAGAGCCGCGATTTGCCCGGCGAGCAGCGCTTGATTGATTACGTTAAAGAAGTGGCCGAACGCATTCAGACTAGCGATGGCGATTGGATCACGGCCAGCCAGATGCTGGAACGCTTTCTGTTTGCGCCCGCGATGCAATATCAGCCGATTGCCACGCTGTCGGGCGGCGAGCGGCGGCGCTTGTATTTGCTGCGGCTGTTGATGAGAGCGCCGAACATCTTGCTGCTGGATGAAATCACCAACGATCTGGACATCGCCACGCTCATCGCGCTGGAAGATTATCTGGAAACGTTCCCCGGCTGTCTGGTCGTCGTCAGCCACGACCGTTATTTTCTGGATCGCACGATTGAGTATCTGTTTCGGTTTGAGGGAGAAGGCCGGATTCGCGAATACCCAGGCGATTATTCGACGTTTATCGAAATCCGCGACCGCGAACGTGCCGAGGCTGCATTGCAAGCCGGTGCTGTCAAAGCCGCTGCCGCCGCTGCCAAAGCGCCGGTCGAAAAGCCCGCCGCTGATGCTTCCGGCAAACGCAAGCTGACCTTCAAAGAGAGACGAGAGTTGGAAGAATTGGAAGCCCGCATCCCTGCGCAGGAAGCGCGCAAGGCCGAGATTGAACAACTTCTTGACGCCCACGCCAGCGATCACGTGCTGGTCGCGCAACTTTACGAAGAGTTGCAAACGCTGAACACCGCGTTGGATGCGGATGTAGAGCGCTGGGCGGCGTTGGCGGAGTTGGTCTAA
- a CDS encoding abhydrolase domain-containing 18 — protein sequence MLRQYMHRLEHKLHARDFDQRVVRPFEWGLEFLGAPGNGHSPVRPLDYLRQFNAQVLEANAEFFAPAPSRAEDFRFDGFRLSFPSSITTPYAKNDTVHARFFPAETPAGKQARAVIVSPQWNADEQSHVALCRALNRLGIAALRLSLPFHDWRRPPELQRADYLISSNIGRTIHAVRQAVHDIRRAADWLFLQGYQHVGLSGTSIGSCVSWLAFIHDERLEAGVFNLVSSYFGDVVWRGVTTGHIRQSLEQELSLETTREAWLSLSPSFYADKQFHQVRRRALLISARYDLTMVPDLTDIFVRDCRRHAIPVETVFLPCGHYTVGRSPFKYLDAFHIINFFRRVWK from the coding sequence ATGCTTCGACAATACATGCATCGCCTCGAGCACAAGTTGCACGCGCGCGATTTCGATCAACGTGTGGTGCGGCCTTTTGAATGGGGCTTGGAATTCTTGGGTGCGCCCGGCAATGGGCATTCGCCTGTGCGCCCGCTGGATTACCTGCGGCAATTCAATGCGCAGGTGTTAGAGGCCAACGCCGAGTTTTTTGCACCTGCGCCCAGTCGCGCCGAAGACTTTCGCTTCGACGGCTTTCGGCTGAGCTTTCCCAGCAGCATCACCACGCCGTATGCCAAGAACGACACGGTGCACGCGCGCTTCTTTCCGGCGGAAACCCCCGCTGGCAAGCAAGCCCGCGCGGTGATCGTTTCGCCGCAATGGAATGCCGATGAACAGTCGCACGTGGCGTTGTGCCGGGCGCTCAATCGGCTGGGCATTGCGGCGTTGCGCTTGAGCCTGCCCTTTCACGATTGGCGGCGTCCGCCTGAATTGCAGCGCGCCGATTATCTGATTAGTTCCAACATCGGGCGCACGATTCATGCGGTGCGCCAGGCCGTGCACGACATACGGCGCGCGGCGGATTGGCTGTTTTTGCAAGGCTATCAGCACGTAGGTCTGTCGGGCACCAGCATCGGTTCCTGCGTGTCGTGGCTGGCATTCATTCACGACGAACGGCTGGAGGCGGGCGTGTTCAACCTGGTGTCGAGCTATTTTGGCGACGTGGTTTGGCGCGGCGTGACCACTGGGCACATCCGGCAAAGCCTGGAGCAGGAGTTGTCGCTCGAAACCACGCGCGAGGCTTGGTTGAGTTTGAGTCCGAGCTTTTACGCCGACAAACAGTTTCATCAGGTGCGGCGGCGGGCGCTGCTGATTTCGGCGCGCTACGATCTGACGATGGTGCCCGATTTGACCGACATCTTTGTGCGCGATTGCCGCCGTCACGCTATCCCGGTTGAAACGGTCTTTTTGCCGTGCGGGCATTACACGGTGGGCCGGTCGCCGTTTAAGTATCTGGATGCCTTTCACATCATCAATTTCTTTCGGCGCGTGTGGAAGTAG
- a CDS encoding sulfite oxidase: MKKQSRRAAARRDFLIGAAQTGAALGLSQLLPGAAFAQGATFKGKDSRLIVRSARPEDLETPVSLLNSYLTPNELFYVRHHAYAATVSEKDWKLTIDGEVDKPYTLTLDELKKFPRATVTVTLECAGNGRAFYEPPVAGIQWERGAVGTARWTGVRLADVLKRAGVKTTGKYVALDGADKAVGKQPEFIRNLPLEKAMHVDTILAYEMNGQPLPVLHGFPLRAVASGWEGAYAVKWLQHIAVIPQEHEGFFVKTAYRYPNRRVAPGEAVAPQDMEPVKGLFVKSFLNAPLDGTKQKAGPVRVSGFAWAGESFITKVEVSMDNGSTWQLAKLGKEREKYAWQSFEHTFNITKPGSYLLMARATDDKGNMQPVAPQWNPSGYLWNVIDKVRINVEA, translated from the coding sequence ATGAAGAAGCAATCCCGTCGTGCGGCAGCCCGCCGCGACTTTTTGATTGGCGCAGCGCAAACCGGCGCCGCGCTGGGCTTGAGCCAGCTTTTGCCCGGCGCAGCCTTCGCGCAAGGCGCTACGTTCAAAGGCAAAGACAGCCGCTTGATCGTGCGTTCGGCGCGTCCCGAAGACTTGGAGACGCCGGTCAGTCTGCTCAACTCTTATCTCACGCCGAATGAATTGTTTTACGTGCGCCATCACGCCTATGCGGCGACCGTTAGCGAAAAGGATTGGAAGCTGACGATTGATGGCGAAGTGGACAAGCCCTACACGCTGACGCTGGATGAGTTGAAGAAATTCCCGCGCGCCACTGTCACCGTCACGCTGGAATGCGCCGGCAATGGCCGCGCCTTTTACGAGCCGCCGGTCGCGGGGATTCAATGGGAACGCGGCGCAGTTGGCACGGCGCGCTGGACAGGTGTGCGGCTGGCCGATGTGTTGAAACGCGCGGGCGTCAAGACAACCGGCAAATATGTCGCGCTGGACGGTGCGGACAAAGCCGTGGGCAAGCAACCCGAATTCATCCGCAACCTGCCGCTCGAAAAAGCCATGCACGTGGATACGATCTTGGCTTATGAAATGAACGGCCAGCCCTTGCCCGTGCTGCACGGCTTTCCGTTGCGCGCCGTGGCGTCCGGTTGGGAAGGCGCTTACGCCGTCAAATGGCTGCAACACATCGCGGTCATTCCGCAAGAGCACGAAGGCTTCTTTGTCAAGACGGCCTATCGTTATCCCAACCGGCGCGTCGCCCCTGGTGAAGCCGTCGCGCCGCAAGACATGGAGCCGGTGAAAGGTCTCTTCGTGAAATCGTTTTTGAACGCACCGCTCGATGGGACCAAACAAAAAGCTGGCCCTGTGCGCGTCAGCGGTTTTGCCTGGGCGGGCGAATCCTTCATCACCAAAGTCGAAGTCTCAATGGATAACGGCTCGACCTGGCAACTGGCCAAGCTGGGCAAGGAGCGCGAAAAGTACGCTTGGCAATCGTTCGAGCATACCTTCAACATCACCAAACCCGGTTCGTATCTGCTGATGGCACGCGCCACCGATGACAAAGGCAACATGCAACCCGTCGCCCCGCAATGGAACCCGTCCGGCTATCTCTGGAACGTGATTGATAAAGTGAGGATCAATGTCGAAGCCTAA
- a CDS encoding AMP-binding protein, translated as MSSQFPPFRDVTVGALLTRLAASIPDNEALVYTDRNLRLTFAQLEAEARLIARGLLASGVERGERVALWATNVPEWVVLQFALAKIGAVLVTVNTSLRAQEMDYLLRQSEAASVITIGGFRDVDYVAALREIGAVGDVRLPALKRAFYLSRGEACPADLTPYDSLRELAAQVSEAELDAREGQVGLDDVINMQYTSGTTGFPKGVMLSSRNIVNNGYWMGEGLGYTPQDRLCLCVPLFHCFGCVIGVLGAYTHGACLCPLEAFDARKVLETVERERCTSLYGVPTMFLAEMEDPEFARFNLSSLRTGVMAGALCPEALMKRAIAEMNLREITIIYGLTEASPGITQTRRDDTLEHRTQTVGQVLPEMEVRIVDPVTRASVGLNQPGELCVRGYNVMLGYYNNAEATAAALDTDGWLRTGDQATLDADGYVRITGRIKDIIIRGGENIAPKEIEDFLRQHDAVSDVYVYAIKSAFFGEEVAAAVRLKPGLTVTADELKAFCHDKLARFKIPKHWRFVNDFPQTASGKIQKFKLREQHEQELDTSSMK; from the coding sequence ATGAGTTCTCAATTCCCACCCTTCCGCGATGTCACTGTCGGCGCGCTGCTCACGCGTTTGGCCGCATCTATCCCTGACAACGAAGCGCTGGTTTACACCGACCGCAACTTGCGTTTGACTTTCGCGCAACTGGAAGCCGAAGCGCGGCTGATCGCGCGCGGCTTGCTGGCGAGCGGCGTCGAGCGTGGCGAACGTGTGGCGTTGTGGGCGACCAACGTGCCCGAATGGGTCGTGCTGCAATTCGCGCTGGCCAAAATCGGCGCGGTGCTGGTGACGGTCAATACTTCGTTGCGCGCGCAAGAAATGGATTACCTGCTGCGCCAGAGCGAAGCCGCCAGCGTCATCACCATCGGCGGCTTCCGCGATGTGGATTACGTCGCAGCACTGCGGGAAATCGGCGCCGTTGGCGACGTGCGCTTGCCCGCGTTGAAGCGCGCGTTTTATCTCAGCCGGGGCGAAGCGTGCCCGGCGGATCTGACGCCGTATGACAGCTTGCGCGAACTGGCCGCGCAGGTCAGCGAAGCCGAACTCGACGCGCGCGAAGGTCAGGTCGGGTTGGACGATGTCATCAACATGCAATACACGTCGGGCACGACCGGCTTCCCCAAAGGTGTGATGCTGTCGAGCCGCAACATCGTCAATAACGGGTATTGGATGGGCGAAGGTTTGGGCTACACGCCGCAAGATCGCCTGTGTCTGTGCGTGCCGCTCTTTCATTGCTTCGGTTGCGTCATCGGCGTGCTGGGCGCGTATACGCACGGCGCGTGTTTATGCCCGCTCGAAGCGTTTGACGCGCGCAAGGTGCTTGAAACGGTCGAACGCGAACGCTGCACTTCGCTTTACGGCGTGCCCACGATGTTTCTGGCGGAGATGGAGGACCCGGAATTCGCCCGGTTCAATCTCAGTTCGCTGCGCACCGGCGTGATGGCTGGGGCGCTCTGCCCTGAGGCCTTGATGAAGCGCGCCATCGCCGAAATGAACCTGCGCGAGATCACGATCATTTACGGCCTGACCGAAGCCTCGCCCGGCATCACACAAACCCGGCGCGACGACACGCTCGAACACCGCACCCAAACCGTCGGTCAGGTCTTGCCCGAAATGGAAGTGCGCATCGTTGATCCCGTCACGCGTGCAAGTGTCGGCCTGAATCAACCCGGCGAATTGTGCGTGCGCGGCTACAACGTGATGCTCGGCTATTACAACAACGCCGAAGCAACGGCGGCGGCGCTCGATACCGATGGCTGGTTGCGCACCGGCGATCAAGCGACGCTGGATGCGGACGGTTATGTGCGCATCACCGGGCGCATCAAAGACATCATCATTCGCGGCGGCGAAAACATCGCGCCCAAAGAGATCGAAGATTTCCTACGCCAGCACGACGCTGTGTCTGACGTGTATGTCTACGCCATCAAGAGCGCATTCTTTGGCGAAGAGGTCGCGGCGGCGGTGCGGCTGAAACCTGGCCTAACGGTGACGGCGGACGAATTGAAAGCCTTTTGCCACGATAAACTGGCGCGCTTCAAAATTCCGAAACACTGGCGCTTCGTCAACGACTTCCCGCAGACGGCGTCGGGCAAGATTCAAAAATTCAAGCTGCGCGAACAACACGAACAAGAACTCGACACCTCTTCCATGAAGTGA
- a CDS encoding DUF1835 domain-containing protein, which yields MLHIHNGDSTASTLREAGFPGTHFAFREALATGPTPQGLSKDEWFAVRAKHLAGMAAQEVASIQQELLAQAATLASANQHDEIILWFEHDLFCQIHLIYLLDHFAQHPVAPARLSLICIGAFPGKPNFHGLGELTAEEMASLFDSRHEVNAMELQLAQRVWQAFCSPDPQAIITLLDEDTSALPFLRGALLQHLARFPAVRNGLSHAENTLLALIAAGSTAYMKLCPAFFNAEPAYGLGDTQIQSDLKHMAAAPPPLLQLTGLAEANGWRNVTCDLTAIGQQVRAGQADFVSLNGIDQWLGGVHLTTGHLWRWDEQQTKLV from the coding sequence ATGCTGCACATTCACAATGGCGATTCGACTGCCAGCACGCTACGTGAAGCGGGTTTCCCGGGCACGCATTTCGCCTTTCGTGAGGCTTTAGCAACCGGGCCGACGCCGCAAGGCTTGAGCAAAGACGAATGGTTTGCCGTGCGCGCCAAACACCTCGCTGGCATGGCTGCGCAAGAGGTGGCGAGCATTCAACAGGAATTGCTGGCACAAGCTGCCACGCTTGCCAGCGCGAACCAACACGACGAAATCATCCTCTGGTTCGAGCACGATCTGTTTTGCCAGATTCATCTGATTTACCTGCTCGATCATTTCGCCCAGCATCCCGTTGCGCCCGCGCGTCTCAGTTTGATTTGCATTGGCGCATTTCCTGGCAAGCCCAACTTTCACGGGCTTGGCGAATTGACTGCGGAGGAAATGGCATCTCTCTTTGACTCGCGGCACGAAGTCAACGCGATGGAATTGCAGTTGGCACAGCGGGTGTGGCAAGCCTTTTGCTCGCCTGATCCGCAAGCCATTATCACTTTGCTTGACGAAGACACTTCGGCGCTGCCGTTTTTGCGCGGCGCATTGTTGCAACATCTGGCGCGCTTCCCTGCCGTTCGCAACGGCCTGAGCCATGCTGAAAACACCTTGCTCGCGCTCATCGCCGCAGGTAGCACCGCTTACATGAAACTATGCCCGGCGTTCTTTAACGCCGAACCGGCTTACGGGCTGGGCGATACGCAAATTCAAAGCGACCTCAAACACATGGCCGCTGCGCCGCCGCCGTTGCTGCAATTGACCGGCTTGGCTGAGGCAAACGGCTGGCGCAACGTCACGTGCGACCTCACCGCAATCGGCCAGCAAGTCCGCGCGGGCCAAGCCGATTTCGTCAGCCTCAACGGCATTGATCAGTGGCTAGGCGGCGTACATCTGACCACGGGCCATTTGTGGCGTTGGGATGAACAGCAGACAAAACTCGTGTGA
- a CDS encoding acyl-CoA thioesterase produces MTKPIITRAQFPFWFPIEVRWGDMDAMGHVNNSIYFRYCESARIALLRRLNITGRAEGSQHGPTLVTTSCDFKREVKYPAQLDVGVRVEALTRRSFAMQYAMFFAGTDELAAVARSVNAWVDYAELRAVELPEELRAALAQYQT; encoded by the coding sequence ATGACCAAACCAATCATCACCCGCGCCCAATTCCCTTTCTGGTTCCCCATCGAAGTCCGTTGGGGCGACATGGATGCGATGGGCCACGTCAACAATTCGATTTACTTCCGCTATTGCGAATCGGCGCGCATCGCCTTGCTGCGCCGCCTGAATATCACCGGACGCGCCGAAGGCAGCCAGCACGGGCCGACGCTGGTCACGACTTCCTGCGATTTCAAACGCGAGGTCAAATACCCGGCACAACTCGATGTCGGCGTGCGTGTCGAAGCTCTCACGCGGCGCAGCTTCGCGATGCAATACGCGATGTTCTTTGCGGGCACGGATGAGCTGGCGGCGGTGGCCCGCAGCGTCAACGCCTGGGTAGATTATGCCGAGCTGCGCGCAGTGGAATTGCCGGAAGAGTTGCGGGCGGCGCTGGCGCAGTATCAAACCTGA
- a CDS encoding ankyrin repeat domain-containing protein — translation MLEQITAGRTDLVFDYLAAGNAAAATDAAGVSLLQWCAYYGDVSAMRYLLTQGATLAALGDNLDLNGAAFHGHWRLCLFLLENGADVNQPLPDTGEAVLHAALCKANSPAHELVIQVLLAKGADPNCVTKPNVETGGFMRDCRTKGETPLHRAAAFGSARTIQMLLDAGAIVDAKDMNGDSPLGWASWYLRPDAILRQLCYGDFYIRPDREPGGMDAYLRGTPRV, via the coding sequence ATGCTTGAACAAATTACCGCTGGACGCACCGATCTGGTCTTTGATTATTTAGCGGCGGGCAATGCTGCCGCCGCCACCGATGCCGCTGGCGTATCGCTGCTGCAATGGTGCGCGTATTACGGCGATGTCAGCGCCATGCGTTACTTGCTCACCCAAGGCGCAACGCTGGCGGCGCTGGGCGACAACCTCGATCTCAACGGCGCGGCGTTTCATGGGCACTGGCGGCTCTGCTTATTCCTGCTCGAAAACGGCGCGGACGTGAATCAGCCGTTGCCGGACACGGGCGAAGCGGTGCTGCACGCCGCTTTGTGCAAAGCCAACAGTCCGGCGCACGAACTGGTCATTCAGGTATTGCTCGCCAAAGGGGCCGATCCAAATTGCGTCACCAAACCAAACGTCGAAACGGGCGGCTTTATGCGTGACTGCCGCACCAAAGGGGAAACGCCATTACATCGCGCGGCGGCGTTCGGTTCGGCACGCACCATCCAAATGTTGCTGGACGCTGGCGCCATTGTTGACGCCAAGGATATGAATGGCGATTCGCCGCTCGGTTGGGCCAGTTGGTATTTGCGCCCGGATGCCATTCTCCGCCAGCTTTGTTACGGCGACTTTTACATTCGCCCTGATCGAGAGCCGGGCGGCATGGATGCATATCTACGCGGGACGCCGCGCGTCTAA